One window of Tepidanaerobacter acetatoxydans Re1 genomic DNA carries:
- a CDS encoding PLP-dependent aminotransferase family protein, whose amino-acid sequence MDKFVSIHLNRTSDIPLYIQIYNGMVQLIESGVITCGQQLPPIRRMASFFDVNTVTIVNAYKKLQADGYAKSKIGSGTYVSFIGKKTHLGEFDVPIENMISSDSAAESVYVKKDGFIKFDFAGASISPKYFPVKDFKEVINEVLDRDGGYALEYQESSGYQPLRESIRDFMKAQHNLDIPLEEIQIVSGAQQGIDIVAKAFLNYKDVVYVEAPTYPGAVNAFKSRNARIVEINMQEDGVDLDDLKKNIMSNPPRLFYTMPVFQNPTGYSYSIEKKKELIALSKEYDFYIIEDDHISDLYYDEKPSALKALDDSDKVFYIKSFSKLFLPGLRIAFLWVPRRHFDKIALAKYSSDISTSGLSQRILDLFLRKSLWAEHVSHLQKIFYKKWQETVKSLEKYMPSDVSYFYPKGGHFFWINLPQGIYSTNLYYEALKNGVSIMPGELFFIEQRPSEGFRLSIAQISEWDIEEGIALLAESIQSLIDNPHKVFQGPNDRPLL is encoded by the coding sequence ATGGATAAATTCGTATCGATACATTTGAACAGAACTTCTGATATTCCGCTTTATATCCAAATTTACAACGGCATGGTACAACTTATCGAAAGCGGTGTTATAACTTGTGGACAGCAGCTTCCGCCTATTCGCCGAATGGCTTCTTTTTTCGATGTTAATACAGTTACAATAGTTAATGCATATAAAAAGCTGCAGGCAGATGGTTATGCAAAATCTAAAATAGGCAGCGGAACTTATGTGAGTTTTATCGGTAAAAAAACGCATTTGGGAGAATTCGATGTTCCGATCGAAAATATGATTTCTTCTGATTCTGCTGCAGAATCGGTATATGTAAAAAAAGACGGTTTTATAAAGTTTGATTTTGCCGGTGCATCTATCTCGCCAAAATACTTTCCTGTAAAAGATTTTAAAGAGGTAATCAACGAGGTCTTGGACAGGGACGGCGGTTATGCATTAGAATATCAAGAAAGCAGCGGATATCAGCCGCTTAGGGAATCTATCCGTGATTTTATGAAGGCACAGCATAACCTTGATATCCCCCTTGAGGAAATACAGATAGTATCAGGAGCTCAGCAAGGAATTGATATAGTTGCAAAGGCTTTTTTAAATTACAAGGATGTGGTCTATGTGGAAGCTCCCACTTATCCGGGAGCCGTCAATGCCTTTAAGTCTAGAAATGCCCGCATTGTTGAAATTAACATGCAGGAGGATGGAGTTGATCTTGATGATTTGAAAAAAAATATAATGTCAAATCCTCCGAGGCTTTTTTATACAATGCCGGTTTTCCAAAATCCTACCGGTTATTCTTACAGTATAGAAAAAAAGAAAGAGCTGATAGCTCTTTCCAAGGAATATGATTTCTATATAATTGAAGATGATCATATTAGCGACCTTTACTATGATGAAAAGCCCTCTGCTCTAAAGGCACTTGACGATTCAGATAAGGTATTTTATATCAAAAGTTTTTCAAAACTGTTCTTACCAGGCTTACGTATAGCTTTTCTATGGGTTCCAAGACGACATTTTGATAAGATCGCTCTAGCTAAATATTCTTCGGATATATCTACTTCAGGGCTTTCACAGAGAATCTTGGATTTGTTTTTAAGGAAAAGCCTTTGGGCCGAACACGTGAGCCATCTTCAAAAAATATTTTATAAAAAATGGCAAGAAACCGTAAAGTCATTAGAAAAGTATATGCCTAGCGATGTGAGTTATTTCTATCCTAAAGGAGGTCATTTTTTCTGGATCAATCTTCCACAAGGCATATACTCCACCAATCTCTACTATGAAGCCTTAAAAAATGGAGTTTCCATAATGCCAGGAGAGTTGTTTTTTATAGAGCAAAGACCGTCAGAAGGTTTTAGATTAAGTATTGCACAGATTTCGGAATGGGATATTGAAGAGGGAATTGCCCTGCTAGCCGAAAGTATTCAGTCTCTTATCGACAATCCCCATAAGGTCTTTCAAGGTCCGAACGACCGGCCGTTATTATAG
- a CDS encoding GntR family transcriptional regulator, with the protein MTSDIQDTGYSLRARIYNSLKKAILDGTYKPGESLIEMKLAKELGVSRTPIREALRQLELEGLVSSIPNKGVIVEGVTLQDIDDIYTIRKMIEGLAARWAAEKISDTQLKELKDILDLMEFYTKKGNTEKLSELDSKFHDIIFQASNSRPLESVLTNFHQFIQRARLVSVKAEGRAIHSLKEHRDIYDALAAHDADTAEKAMTNHVGNARVNLIPFFEQEEL; encoded by the coding sequence ATGACATCCGATATTCAGGATACCGGGTATTCCCTTAGAGCCAGAATATATAATAGTCTAAAAAAAGCAATATTAGATGGAACTTATAAACCGGGTGAAAGCCTGATTGAGATGAAGCTGGCAAAAGAATTGGGTGTTAGCCGCACACCTATAAGGGAAGCACTCAGACAATTGGAACTTGAGGGCTTGGTATCAAGTATTCCAAACAAAGGCGTTATCGTTGAAGGAGTTACCCTTCAAGATATTGACGATATTTATACTATCCGAAAAATGATAGAGGGTTTAGCCGCCAGATGGGCTGCAGAAAAAATTTCCGATACTCAACTAAAGGAACTAAAAGACATTTTAGACCTGATGGAATTTTATACCAAGAAAGGGAATACAGAAAAACTTTCGGAATTGGATTCTAAGTTCCATGATATAATATTCCAAGCAAGCAATAGCAGACCACTGGAATCGGTGCTTACTAATTTTCACCAATTTATTCAGCGTGCGCGGTTGGTATCTGTAAAAGCTGAAGGAAGAGCGATTCACTCACTAAAAGAGCATCGGGATATTTATGATGCATTAGCAGCTCATGATGCTGATACCGCAGAGAAAGCCATGACAAACCACGTAGGCAATGCCAGAGTAAACCTCATACCATTCTTTGAACAAGAAGAACTATAG
- a CDS encoding methyl-accepting chemotaxis protein — MSKKSRALSGKRFEQSSSIGRFITFSISILIVIICSTLGYMSYMRAASTIQSSVSELLLAQAKAHAQSIKMWNEKIAAELESCAAKIRVRNMVWVEQKPALLEDKERLGYYNIGVADLNGNVVYIDETQDTVNNEKFFKDALGGKTSFSDPVYKNNQLIIYLATPIKNEGKQVGILVAALDHKKMNDMIAGVQFGKTGYGYMINSEGITIAHRDTQLVIDKDNTVQSAENTPELQGLAILEQKMAEGESGFGEYKYKGVAKYMAFAPVEGTDWSIALTQEKSEIFAGLNSIRRNTIIMTIVFIALGILFAFYISKTIKTPLLEVQKYAAELAEGNLTRSIDTKRRDEFGAAIRALNTAVVSFKNIVTNIQKIAQISEDTTGALNESVEQVAAGSEEVSATIQQIAEGASEQAKDAEIAVNLTAELGKKLDSISSIAKDTSDFTMQTSSKSESGLKIVTELESNFVQSSMAIEEVSQTIKAVTEKSASISNILETITSVADQTNLLALNAAIEAARAGDAGRGFAVVADEIRKLAEQTAIATKDIGGMINEITSVIRQAQTSMANAENLMGNFTLSMNNTSDIFKEIQKAVNDSIKHLALLIEQIKEIDKNKQSVISAIENISAITQESAASTEEVSAAVEEQAASMEEITASINELASMIKELSEATKVFKV, encoded by the coding sequence ATGTCAAAAAAAAGCAGGGCGCTCAGCGGTAAAAGGTTCGAACAAAGCTCCAGTATCGGTAGGTTTATCACTTTCAGCATTTCTATACTGATAGTAATCATTTGCAGCACTTTAGGATATATGTCATATATGCGTGCGGCGTCGACGATTCAAAGCAGTGTTTCGGAACTGTTACTGGCACAAGCTAAAGCACATGCACAATCTATAAAAATGTGGAACGAAAAAATAGCAGCCGAGCTTGAAAGTTGTGCTGCAAAGATAAGAGTACGCAATATGGTTTGGGTCGAACAAAAACCGGCTTTATTAGAAGATAAAGAGCGTTTAGGCTACTATAATATAGGAGTAGCAGACTTGAACGGCAATGTTGTATACATAGATGAAACGCAGGATACTGTAAATAATGAAAAATTCTTTAAAGATGCACTTGGCGGCAAAACCAGTTTTTCAGATCCTGTCTATAAAAACAATCAATTGATTATATATTTGGCAACTCCGATAAAGAATGAGGGCAAGCAGGTTGGCATATTAGTAGCAGCATTAGATCATAAAAAAATGAATGATATGATTGCCGGCGTTCAGTTCGGCAAGACCGGCTATGGGTATATGATAAACAGTGAAGGAATAACCATAGCACACCGGGATACACAGCTTGTCATAGACAAGGATAATACTGTGCAGAGTGCTGAAAACACGCCCGAGCTTCAGGGTTTGGCAATATTGGAGCAAAAAATGGCCGAAGGCGAATCCGGTTTTGGAGAATATAAATACAAAGGTGTGGCAAAGTATATGGCATTTGCACCGGTCGAGGGAACTGATTGGTCAATTGCTTTGACTCAGGAAAAAAGCGAGATATTCGCAGGCCTTAATTCCATAAGACGAAACACTATCATAATGACAATTGTTTTTATAGCACTTGGAATACTGTTTGCGTTTTACATTTCTAAAACTATTAAAACCCCTCTATTAGAGGTGCAGAAGTATGCCGCGGAGCTTGCAGAAGGCAATCTCACTCGGTCTATTGATACTAAGAGGCGGGATGAATTTGGTGCGGCAATAAGAGCACTTAATACTGCAGTAGTAAGCTTTAAAAATATAGTAACAAATATACAAAAAATAGCACAAATCTCCGAAGATACCACTGGTGCTTTAAATGAATCTGTAGAGCAGGTAGCCGCCGGCAGCGAAGAGGTTTCTGCAACTATTCAGCAAATAGCCGAAGGAGCAAGTGAGCAGGCAAAAGATGCTGAAATAGCCGTAAATTTAACTGCAGAGCTTGGCAAAAAACTTGACAGCATAAGCAGTATTGCCAAAGATACCAGTGATTTTACAATGCAGACAAGTTCAAAAAGCGAAAGCGGTCTAAAAATTGTAACCGAACTGGAAAGCAACTTTGTACAAAGCAGTATGGCAATAGAAGAGGTATCCCAAACCATAAAGGCTGTTACTGAAAAATCCGCTTCAATTTCAAACATACTTGAAACAATTACTTCTGTAGCAGACCAAACAAATCTTCTTGCACTAAATGCAGCCATTGAAGCGGCAAGAGCAGGAGATGCGGGAAGGGGATTTGCAGTAGTTGCAGATGAAATAAGGAAATTAGCCGAACAAACTGCCATTGCAACAAAGGATATCGGCGGTATGATAAATGAAATCACATCTGTTATACGGCAGGCACAAACATCTATGGCAAATGCAGAAAATTTGATGGGTAATTTTACCCTTTCAATGAACAACACATCTGACATATTTAAGGAAATACAAAAAGCTGTAAATGATTCAATCAAGCATTTGGCATTACTTATTGAACAAATCAAAGAAATCGATAAAAATAAGCAAAGCGTTATAAGCGCTATTGAAAATATCTCTGCTATCACTCAAGAATCTGCCGCCAGCACGGAAGAAGTCAGTGCAGCAGTTGAAGAACAGGCAGCTTCCATGGAAGAAATAACGGCTTCAATAAATGAACTTGCAAGTATGATAAAAGAGTTGTCAGAGGCAACTAAGGTATTTAAGGTATAA
- a CDS encoding PAS domain S-box protein, with amino-acid sequence MRLFNILLCYFASVFYILLIVFLLYKNPKSRLNRFCALAILPFTIWSTAFVFFHSAISPDEAMAWLNIASIGWCSFPSFVLFFYMEFTGYDRVVSNPLMVILCIIPALFCIYWQQAGYIIAGIIKQPYGWSYIIKPTLPLAFFILYYIGFVATSIYLIYDYGRKAKTKRDKKAARLFFITPLLTVILSSLTDIIFPLFEITAVPPIGVVFILIWANGFVFAISNYKLMDLTPAGAADEIIATMSDALILLDTDYKIAFANNAAYDLLGYSPYELQDKPFDLITAPAADGSIISKLLAESDDVNNHEMYLKAKSGENIPVWILASAVKDKFGEPTGIVINARDVREHKKIEQDLRESEEKYRSLVEHALIGIGIHQDNKIVYANEKFATMLGYTAKDVVGRWIADIIHPEDRSFILERVERRQSGSSEPDTYEIRFLREDSSFFYALISNVLIDYNGNTATLFNIVDITDTKSRIELEQINKELESFSYTVSHDLRAPLRSIKGFSQALLEDYEDMLDSDGINYLQRIYTAAKRMEGFIDDLLKLSRLGRAQLCMSSVNLSEICREIAAELKDLEPQRRVQIEIAKDITVYGDQSLLQVVIQNLLQNAWKFTGKNPNAKIEFGIMHSEDGPIYFVRDNGIGFDMSYADKLFKPFQRLHTEAEFAGTGIGLATVYKIIQRHGGKIWAESHENKGTTFYFTLPL; translated from the coding sequence TTGAGATTATTTAATATTTTACTTTGCTACTTCGCCTCAGTATTCTATATATTATTAATTGTTTTTTTGCTATACAAAAATCCAAAGAGCCGATTAAACCGCTTTTGTGCATTAGCAATTTTACCTTTTACAATCTGGAGCACTGCATTCGTATTTTTTCACAGTGCTATTTCGCCGGATGAAGCCATGGCATGGCTTAACATCGCTTCCATAGGATGGTGCAGTTTCCCTTCCTTCGTATTGTTTTTTTATATGGAATTTACCGGATATGACAGAGTGGTTAGCAATCCGCTGATGGTGATACTATGCATAATTCCTGCTTTGTTTTGCATTTACTGGCAGCAAGCCGGCTATATCATCGCAGGAATTATTAAACAGCCCTACGGATGGTCGTACATAATAAAGCCAACACTTCCTCTCGCTTTCTTTATTTTATACTATATCGGCTTTGTTGCCACCAGTATTTATTTAATATACGATTATGGGCGGAAAGCAAAAACAAAGCGAGATAAAAAAGCTGCAAGATTATTTTTTATTACACCTTTACTTACGGTTATTTTAAGCTCGCTTACAGATATAATCTTTCCGCTTTTTGAAATTACCGCCGTGCCGCCCATCGGAGTTGTCTTTATTCTTATTTGGGCAAACGGCTTTGTTTTTGCAATATCAAACTATAAATTGATGGATTTAACTCCGGCAGGTGCTGCCGATGAAATAATCGCAACAATGAGTGACGCTCTTATCTTGTTGGATACTGATTATAAAATCGCCTTTGCTAACAATGCCGCCTATGATTTGCTGGGCTATTCGCCTTATGAACTGCAAGATAAGCCTTTTGACTTAATTACTGCTCCTGCGGCAGATGGGAGCATTATTAGCAAACTTCTTGCAGAGTCCGACGACGTCAATAACCATGAAATGTATTTGAAAGCAAAAAGTGGTGAAAATATACCGGTCTGGATTTTGGCATCAGCGGTAAAAGATAAATTTGGCGAGCCAACAGGTATAGTAATCAATGCCAGAGATGTTCGAGAGCACAAAAAGATAGAACAGGACTTACGGGAATCCGAGGAAAAATACAGAAGCTTAGTTGAACATGCTCTAATCGGCATCGGAATACATCAGGATAATAAGATAGTCTATGCCAATGAAAAGTTTGCAACAATGCTGGGTTATACAGCAAAAGATGTAGTAGGCCGATGGATTGCTGATATTATTCACCCTGAAGATCGCAGTTTTATTTTGGAAAGGGTGGAGCGAAGGCAAAGCGGCAGCAGTGAACCGGATACTTATGAAATCCGATTTTTAAGAGAAGACAGCAGCTTTTTTTATGCGCTGATAAGCAATGTTCTAATTGACTACAATGGGAATACAGCAACCCTGTTTAATATTGTAGATATAACTGATACCAAGTCAAGGATTGAACTGGAACAAATTAACAAAGAGCTTGAGTCTTTCAGCTATACCGTTTCGCATGACTTGCGAGCACCTTTAAGAAGTATTAAAGGATTTAGTCAGGCATTGCTGGAAGATTATGAGGATATGCTGGATTCAGATGGCATAAACTACCTGCAGCGAATATATACAGCTGCCAAACGCATGGAAGGGTTTATCGATGATCTGCTTAAGCTGTCAAGATTAGGACGTGCACAGCTATGTATGAGCAGTGTAAACTTAAGCGAAATATGCCGTGAGATTGCAGCAGAGCTTAAAGACCTTGAGCCACAGCGCCGGGTACAAATTGAAATTGCTAAAGATATTACTGTGTATGGAGATCAAAGCTTATTGCAAGTCGTTATACAAAATTTACTGCAAAATGCATGGAAATTCACCGGAAAAAATCCCAATGCCAAGATAGAATTTGGTATTATGCACTCTGAAGATGGCCCCATATATTTTGTGCGCGATAATGGTATAGGTTTTGATATGTCATATGCGGATAAATTGTTTAAGCCTTTTCAGAGGCTGCACACCGAAGCTGAATTTGCCGGCACGGGTATTGGTTTAGCAACCGTATATAAAATTATTCAGCGTCACGGCGGAAAGATATGGGCTGAAAGCCATGAAAACAAAGGTACAACTTTTTATTTTACTCTCCCTTTGTAA
- a CDS encoding HD-GYP domain-containing protein produces MNKPLRVLIVDDSEDDTLLLVRKLKRDGFNPTFERVDTPEAMEDALSKNTWDIILSDYNIPRFDAFAALDMLKKSGIDIPFIIVSGAIGEETAVAAMKAGAHDYVMKDNLARLVAAIERELGEAQIRHKKKETEKQLEHSFFDLAETVARAMDSRDPYTAGHARKVAEYARKIGEKMELDRDKINGLYVCGLLHDIGKISIPESILCKPGSLSEEEWALMRTHTIRGYEILKNCSLPWPVADVALHHHEQLDGSGYPDGLKDDELNLENRIIRVCDVVEAMSSHRPYRPAKSIAEVIDELKSGRGLKYDSNIIDVMLQLLEEG; encoded by the coding sequence ATGAATAAACCGCTTCGTGTACTTATTGTCGATGATTCAGAAGATGACACCCTATTGTTGGTACGCAAATTAAAGCGAGATGGTTTTAATCCAACTTTTGAACGCGTAGATACTCCTGAGGCCATGGAAGACGCTTTATCTAAAAATACATGGGATATAATACTCTCAGACTATAATATACCGCGTTTTGATGCGTTTGCAGCTCTTGACATGCTTAAAAAAAGCGGGATTGACATACCTTTTATTATCGTATCGGGAGCTATCGGAGAAGAAACAGCAGTCGCGGCCATGAAAGCCGGTGCTCATGACTACGTCATGAAAGACAACTTGGCAAGATTGGTCGCTGCCATTGAGCGCGAATTAGGCGAAGCGCAGATAAGGCATAAGAAAAAAGAAACAGAAAAGCAGCTTGAACACTCGTTTTTTGACTTGGCCGAAACGGTTGCTAGGGCAATGGATTCCCGCGATCCATATACAGCCGGTCATGCTCGCAAAGTAGCTGAATATGCCCGTAAAATAGGTGAGAAAATGGAATTGGATAGGGATAAAATTAATGGGCTTTATGTTTGCGGCTTACTTCATGATATAGGTAAGATATCAATACCTGAGAGTATTCTTTGTAAACCCGGCAGTTTAAGCGAAGAAGAATGGGCGCTCATGCGTACACATACAATTAGAGGCTATGAAATCTTAAAGAATTGCAGCTTGCCATGGCCAGTAGCAGATGTTGCGCTCCATCACCATGAACAGTTAGATGGCTCAGGCTATCCGGATGGCCTTAAGGATGATGAATTAAACCTTGAAAACCGCATTATAAGAGTCTGCGACGTGGTAGAAGCAATGAGTTCACACCGCCCTTACCGACCGGCAAAAAGCATTGCAGAGGTTATTGACGAACTTAAGAGCGGCCGAGGTCTTAAGTATGACTCCAATATTATTGATGTAATGCTGCAACTGTTGGAGGAAGGATAA
- a CDS encoding sigma-54-dependent transcriptional regulator codes for MSKSSNKKQALSRKAKIYNELQSLTRALCLKGFNSDKEIGFNAEYIGNKVGVSRNNTSKELNRLLREGKVLKIRGRPVLYLDKQLIEGYFAISIKNPTFSDFKDFMQTVNNCSDESDTNSKKDVYPVSSVKGSTGALDSLVGADGSLKAQVEQAKAAILYPPFGLHTLISGPTGVGKTTFAEAMYRFALETGRLPQDAPFIVFNCADYAENPQLILSHLFGHIKGAFTGAGRTKEGLVSHANGGILFLDEAHRLPPEGQEMLFLLMDKGIYRMMGEAANTRKARVLIIAATSEAPESVMLDTFLRRIPVLIKLPTLNERSLRERMNLICQFFQEESERVKVSIKVSKEVLKAFLLYDCPNNIGQLKSDIQLICAKAFLDYITYKDELMEIRLSQLSHQVREGLFKTEGKRKEIIQIFSLLETDSILFDGKNPGGAGGLFNRILVDDYKMAVDFYDLIEKSWKRYSKAGLSGKQIREKIDKNIKNYFQNFSVRLNSTSNVPANRLIISNIIDQSILQKVEDTLSELSADFDFLFNRKIVYSLALHIETLIERLKRGTVISHPDRKSIKKEHPEEYQLALKIMHSLENKLLIPIPEDEAAFLAMFLYAVRTGKDSGNIGVLVIAHGPAVASGMAHVANKLLGVDHAHAVDMPLELSVEDALEKTIEEIKRLNTGKGVLMLVDMGSLKAFGEIATEKTGIPTKVIEMVSTPMVIEATRKAIVPGMDLETLEEDVKNISPFIGQSVDSEELKIYSEGSGKRFFERMLIDTLGKTLTFLNPEKAFDTLKYTLERILEDIGEDLNDDMLVKFTFHCSCMIERVLVHEPLPYKNIELVEMHNRILFNILKKHFTLAGEVFGVTIPDTEIAYVAKIFDTHLDTQL; via the coding sequence ATGTCCAAATCTAGTAATAAAAAACAGGCTTTAAGTCGAAAGGCAAAAATTTATAATGAACTACAAAGTCTGACCAGAGCCCTCTGTCTAAAAGGTTTTAATAGCGACAAAGAAATAGGCTTTAATGCAGAGTATATCGGTAACAAGGTAGGTGTCAGCAGAAATAATACGAGCAAGGAATTAAACCGCTTGCTTAGAGAGGGAAAAGTTCTAAAAATCAGGGGAAGACCTGTGCTTTATCTTGATAAACAGCTGATCGAAGGTTATTTTGCAATAAGTATAAAGAACCCGACTTTTTCCGATTTTAAGGACTTTATGCAGACTGTGAATAACTGCTCCGATGAATCAGACACAAATAGTAAAAAGGATGTTTATCCTGTCAGTTCTGTTAAAGGGTCAACTGGGGCATTGGATTCATTGGTGGGAGCTGACGGCAGCCTGAAAGCTCAGGTAGAACAGGCTAAAGCCGCCATACTGTATCCTCCCTTTGGACTTCATACTCTTATATCCGGTCCTACAGGCGTAGGTAAAACCACTTTCGCTGAAGCTATGTACCGTTTCGCTCTAGAGACTGGCCGATTACCTCAGGACGCTCCCTTTATAGTATTCAACTGTGCTGATTATGCTGAAAACCCACAGCTAATCTTATCTCATCTTTTTGGACACATTAAAGGAGCTTTTACTGGAGCTGGCAGAACCAAAGAAGGCTTGGTCAGCCATGCCAATGGAGGTATCCTTTTTTTGGACGAAGCCCATCGTCTCCCACCTGAGGGTCAGGAAATGTTGTTTTTATTGATGGATAAAGGCATCTATAGAATGATGGGTGAAGCAGCTAATACTAGAAAAGCTAGAGTATTAATAATAGCTGCAACATCAGAGGCTCCGGAAAGCGTAATGTTAGATACTTTTTTAAGAAGAATCCCTGTTCTAATAAAGCTTCCTACGCTGAACGAAAGAAGCTTAAGGGAACGAATGAATTTAATCTGTCAATTTTTTCAGGAGGAGTCAGAGCGGGTTAAAGTTTCGATCAAGGTCTCAAAGGAAGTATTGAAGGCATTTTTGCTGTATGATTGCCCAAACAACATAGGTCAGTTGAAAAGTGATATCCAACTGATTTGTGCAAAAGCTTTTTTGGATTACATAACATATAAGGATGAGTTAATGGAGATAAGGTTGTCTCAGCTTTCCCATCAGGTGCGAGAAGGTTTGTTCAAGACAGAAGGAAAGAGAAAGGAAATCATTCAGATATTCAGTCTATTGGAAACAGACAGTATTCTGTTCGACGGTAAAAATCCTGGAGGTGCCGGTGGGTTGTTTAATAGGATTTTAGTGGATGACTACAAAATGGCTGTGGATTTTTATGACTTAATCGAGAAGAGTTGGAAGCGATATTCCAAGGCAGGACTTTCCGGAAAACAAATAAGAGAAAAAATAGATAAAAATATTAAAAATTACTTCCAGAATTTCTCGGTCAGGCTTAATAGTACCAGTAACGTTCCTGCCAATAGACTTATTATATCGAATATCATCGATCAATCCATATTGCAAAAAGTAGAGGATACCTTATCTGAGCTTAGTGCCGATTTTGATTTTTTATTTAATCGAAAAATCGTATATAGTCTAGCTCTTCACATAGAAACACTGATAGAACGATTGAAACGCGGAACGGTGATATCTCATCCCGACAGAAAAAGTATAAAAAAAGAACATCCTGAAGAGTATCAACTAGCTTTAAAGATCATGCATAGTTTGGAAAATAAACTTTTAATTCCCATACCGGAAGATGAAGCTGCATTTTTGGCCATGTTTTTATATGCAGTAAGGACAGGAAAAGACAGTGGCAACATCGGAGTCCTCGTTATAGCCCATGGTCCTGCAGTAGCTAGTGGTATGGCCCACGTAGCCAATAAGCTTCTCGGTGTTGACCATGCTCATGCTGTAGATATGCCCTTGGAGCTTAGTGTTGAAGATGCCCTTGAAAAAACAATAGAAGAAATAAAACGATTGAACACCGGCAAGGGAGTATTAATGCTGGTAGATATGGGATCACTCAAAGCCTTTGGCGAAATAGCCACGGAAAAAACCGGAATCCCAACGAAAGTGATTGAGATGGTAAGCACTCCTATGGTAATAGAAGCCACTCGGAAGGCCATAGTGCCGGGTATGGACTTAGAAACTCTGGAGGAGGATGTAAAGAATATAAGTCCATTTATTGGTCAATCAGTAGACAGTGAAGAATTAAAAATATACTCCGAAGGTTCGGGTAAACGATTTTTTGAAAGGATGCTGATTGATACACTGGGTAAGACATTAACTTTTTTAAACCCCGAAAAAGCTTTTGATACTTTAAAGTATACATTGGAGAGAATTTTAGAAGATATTGGCGAGGATCTTAATGATGATATGCTCGTAAAATTCACGTTTCACTGTTCTTGCATGATTGAAAGGGTTTTAGTTCATGAACCGCTTCCTTATAAAAATATAGAGTTAGTTGAAATGCATAATCGCATACTGTTTAATATATTGAAAAAACATTTTACCTTAGCAGGGGAAGTTTTTGGAGTGACAATTCCTGATACAGAAATTGCTTATGTGGCCAAGATATTCGATACACATCTTGATACACAATTATAA
- a CDS encoding PTS sugar transporter subunit IIA, protein MISLLVVTHGNLGKELIKSAELIAGKQDDVAALGLFLEDGIDSFKERVNNKIQSLNRGEGVMVFVDLYGGSPCNVMAINMKDQKNLKQSKIECISGVNLPMILEAMTMRKSMSLRELKNHCMQIGCSGIKDIFQEIYS, encoded by the coding sequence ATGATAAGCTTGCTTGTAGTAACCCATGGAAATTTAGGCAAAGAACTTATTAAGAGTGCAGAGTTAATAGCAGGAAAACAAGATGATGTTGCTGCTTTAGGACTGTTCCTCGAAGACGGCATTGATAGCTTTAAGGAGCGAGTAAATAACAAAATTCAGTCATTGAATCGTGGCGAAGGTGTAATGGTCTTTGTCGACTTATACGGAGGAAGTCCATGTAATGTGATGGCAATAAATATGAAAGACCAAAAAAATCTCAAACAGTCAAAAATTGAATGCATAAGCGGAGTAAACCTGCCTATGATCTTAGAAGCTATGACCATGAGAAAATCTATGAGTCTAAGAGAACTAAAAAATCATTGCATGCAAATAGGTTGCTCAGGAATCAAAGATATCTTCCAAGAAATATATTCTTAA
- a CDS encoding PTS system mannose/fructose/N-acetylgalactosamine-transporter subunit IIB, whose translation MAEVVLYRIDERLIHGQVMTAWLGTVGAENIAIIDDILSKDSFMQNIFKMAVPQEISVDILSVNDAIDVLKKQSFKKRTIVLMKTIKTATRLIDAGVKIDSINLGGIGAAAGRKPFYKNVFASPEEVEMLKKLVNKGINVYYQVVPEQSAVSIKKILEDKGV comes from the coding sequence ATGGCTGAAGTCGTGTTATACAGAATTGATGAGAGACTTATTCATGGTCAAGTCATGACTGCATGGCTAGGAACAGTAGGCGCAGAAAATATCGCAATCATAGATGATATATTGTCCAAGGATTCATTTATGCAAAATATTTTTAAAATGGCTGTACCTCAAGAAATTTCCGTTGATATTTTATCAGTCAATGATGCAATTGATGTTCTAAAAAAACAATCTTTTAAAAAGCGCACTATTGTTTTGATGAAGACTATCAAAACTGCTACAAGACTCATTGATGCAGGTGTCAAAATAGATTCGATAAACCTAGGGGGAATCGGTGCAGCAGCTGGTAGGAAGCCATTTTATAAGAATGTTTTTGCATCGCCGGAAGAAGTGGAAATGCTAAAAAAGTTAGTAAATAAGGGGATAAACGTTTACTACCAAGTAGTACCCGAACAATCAGCAGTATCAATTAAAAAGATATTGGAGGATAAGGGGGTTTAA